Proteins found in one Brachypodium distachyon strain Bd21 chromosome 5, Brachypodium_distachyon_v3.0, whole genome shotgun sequence genomic segment:
- the LOC100829463 gene encoding potassium channel KOR2 isoform X2 has translation MEREIGAAEYEVTEIDDTLLGSVGSRLSLFAREFKSRSSSSALRLPNNCYGTSFVIDPDGRWYRIWANMMFLWSIYSVFFTPLAFCFFRGLPEQLLDLECVQLVFLADVAIHFFLAYRDPHTHRIVHNKRRIALRYIKGNFALDMLGCFPWDAIYKFTGRIELVRYLVWLRLYRARKIQDFFKKMEKDIRISYLFTRIAKLITVELYCTHTAACVFYYLATTLPPAREGSTWIGSLAMGDHSYINFREIDLLTRYITSLYLAIVTMATVGYGDIHAVNTREMVFIVVYVSFSMLLGAYLIGNMTALIVKGCRTERFRDKMTELIRYMNRNRLGSDIRSQVKAHLLLQYESSYTRDRIVDDIPVAVRSNTLYLDMVSKVHLFKGCSEDFLSQIVVKLHEEFFLPGEVILEQGTVVDQIYIVAHGCLEEVSTGEGVSEEIMSELLPNDIVGDVAIICNTPQPYTVRVCELCSLLRIDKQSLTSILQIYFKDSRQILSNLLKGKSTESKGKQLESNITYLIAKQEAELVLGVNNAAYHGDLFRLKGLISAGADPSKPDHDGRTALHVAALRGYEDIVRFLIQRGANVNSIDKFGNSPLLQAVKAGHDRIISLLVAQGAALNLEDAGGHLCRVVADGKTDLLRRLLKFGIDPNCRNYDRRTPLHVAAGEGLPLVAVMLVEFGADVLATDRWGNTPLDEARRCSSKPLVRILEQARAAAVGAVHP, from the exons ATGGAGAGGGAGATTGGTGCAGCAGAGTATGAGGTGACTGAGATAGATGACACACTGCTTGGCTCCGTGGGGAGCAGGCTCTCCCTGTTTGCAAGAGAGTTCAAGtcgagaagcagcagcagtgccTTGAGGCTCCCAAACAACTGCTATGGCACCAGCTTTGTCATAGATCCTGATGGAAG ATGGTACAGGATATGGGCGAACATGATGTTCCTGTGGTCCATCTACTCTGTCTTCTTCACGCCCTtggccttctgcttcttccgGGGACTCCCAGAGCAGCTGCTGGACCTGGAATGCGTgcagctcgtcttcctcgcagACGTCGCCATCCACTTCTTCCTCGCTTACCGGGATCCTCACACCCACAGGATTGTCCACAACAAGCGGAGGATCGCGCTACG CTACATCAAAGGCAACTTTGCTCTTGATATGCTCGGCTGTTTCCCTTGGGATGCCATCTACAAG TTTACAGGGAGAATAGAGCTGGTGAGGTACCTGGTGTGGCTCCGGCTGTACAGGGCGAGGAAGATCCAGGACTTCTTCAAGAAGATGGAGAAGGACATCCGCATCAGCTATCTCTTCACACGGATCGCCAAGCTGATCACCGTCGAACTCTACTGCACGCACACCGCCGCCTGCGTCTTCTACTACCTCGCCACCAcactgccgccggcgcgcgAGGGGAGCACCTGGATCGGCAGCCTCGCCATGGGAGACCACAGCTATATAAACTTCAGAGAGATCGACCTTCTCACCCGCTACATCACCTCCCTCTACCTCGCCATCGTCACCATGGCGACAGTTG GTTATGGCGATATCCATGCGGTGAACACAAGGGAGATGGTGTTCATCGTGGTGTACGTCTCGTTCAGCATGCTGCTGGGTGCATACCTGATCGGCAACATGACGGCGCTCATCGTCAAGGGCTGCAGGACCGAGCGGTTCCGGGACAAGATGACGGAGCTCATCAGGTACATGAACCGGAACAGGCTAGGCAGCGACATCAGGTCCCAGGTGAAGGCGCACCTGTTGCTGCAGTACGAGAGCAGCTACACCAGAGACAGGATCGTCGACGACATACCGGTCGCCGTTCGGTCCAAT ACACTGTACCTGGACATGGTCTCAAAAGTGCACCTGTTCAAGGGATGCTCAGAGGACTTCTTGAGCCAGATT GTGGTGAAATTACATGAAGAATTCTTCCTCCCTGGAGAAGTTATCTTGGAGCAAGGCACTGTGGTGGATCAAATTTACATTGTGGCACATGGATGTCTG GAAGAGGTCAGCACTGGAGAAGGCGTATCAGAAGAGATCATGTCAGAACTGCTGCCTAACGACATAGTCGGCGATGTTGCTATAATCTGCAACACTCCACAGCCATACACAGTTAGAGTCTGTGAACTCTGCAGCCTCTTGAGAATTGACAAGCAGTCCCTGACTAGCATCCTGCAGATTTACTTCAAGGATAGCCGTCAGATACTGAGCAACCTACTCAAG GGTAAAAGTACAGAGTCAAAGGGGAAGCAATTGGAATCAAATATCACATACCTGATAGCGAAGCAAGAAGCAGAGCTTGTCCTTGGAGTCAACAATGCTGCCTACCATGGAGATTTGTTTCGGTTGAAAGGCTTGATCAGCGCAGGAGCAGATCCGAGTAAACCGGATCACGACGGGAGGACCGCATTA CATGTTGCTGCATTGAGAGGATACGAAGACATCGTCAGGTTCCTGATCCAACGAGGAGCAAACGTCAACAGCATAG ATAAGTTTGGGAACTCGCCGCTGCTGCAAGCGGTGAAAGCAGGGCACGACAGGATCATCTCGCTGCTGGTGGCGCAGGGCGCGGCCCTGAACCTGGAGGACGCAGGAGGGCACCTGTGCAGGGTGGTGGCCGACGGCAAGACCGACCTGCTGAGGAGGCTGCTGAAGTTCGGGATCGACCCCAACTGCAGGAACTACGACCGGAGGACGCCGCTCCACGTGGCCGCCGGGGAAGGCCTACCGCTCGTGGCCGTCATGCTGGTGGAGTTCGGGGCCGACGTCCTggccaccgacaggtggggcaaCACGCCGCTCGACGAAGCCCGGAGGTGCAGCAGCAAGCCGCTGGTGAGGATCCTGGAGCAGGCTAGAGCAGCTGCCGTCGGCGCAGTCCACCCGTGA
- the LOC100829463 gene encoding potassium channel KOR2 isoform X1, whose amino-acid sequence MEREIGAAEYEVTEIDDTLLGSVGSRLSLFAREFKSRSSSSALRLPNNCYGTSFVIDPDGSCRWYRIWANMMFLWSIYSVFFTPLAFCFFRGLPEQLLDLECVQLVFLADVAIHFFLAYRDPHTHRIVHNKRRIALRYIKGNFALDMLGCFPWDAIYKFTGRIELVRYLVWLRLYRARKIQDFFKKMEKDIRISYLFTRIAKLITVELYCTHTAACVFYYLATTLPPAREGSTWIGSLAMGDHSYINFREIDLLTRYITSLYLAIVTMATVGYGDIHAVNTREMVFIVVYVSFSMLLGAYLIGNMTALIVKGCRTERFRDKMTELIRYMNRNRLGSDIRSQVKAHLLLQYESSYTRDRIVDDIPVAVRSNTLYLDMVSKVHLFKGCSEDFLSQIVVKLHEEFFLPGEVILEQGTVVDQIYIVAHGCLEEVSTGEGVSEEIMSELLPNDIVGDVAIICNTPQPYTVRVCELCSLLRIDKQSLTSILQIYFKDSRQILSNLLKGKSTESKGKQLESNITYLIAKQEAELVLGVNNAAYHGDLFRLKGLISAGADPSKPDHDGRTALHVAALRGYEDIVRFLIQRGANVNSIDKFGNSPLLQAVKAGHDRIISLLVAQGAALNLEDAGGHLCRVVADGKTDLLRRLLKFGIDPNCRNYDRRTPLHVAAGEGLPLVAVMLVEFGADVLATDRWGNTPLDEARRCSSKPLVRILEQARAAAVGAVHP is encoded by the exons ATGGAGAGGGAGATTGGTGCAGCAGAGTATGAGGTGACTGAGATAGATGACACACTGCTTGGCTCCGTGGGGAGCAGGCTCTCCCTGTTTGCAAGAGAGTTCAAGtcgagaagcagcagcagtgccTTGAGGCTCCCAAACAACTGCTATGGCACCAGCTTTGTCATAGATCCTGATGGAAG CTGCAGATGGTACAGGATATGGGCGAACATGATGTTCCTGTGGTCCATCTACTCTGTCTTCTTCACGCCCTtggccttctgcttcttccgGGGACTCCCAGAGCAGCTGCTGGACCTGGAATGCGTgcagctcgtcttcctcgcagACGTCGCCATCCACTTCTTCCTCGCTTACCGGGATCCTCACACCCACAGGATTGTCCACAACAAGCGGAGGATCGCGCTACG CTACATCAAAGGCAACTTTGCTCTTGATATGCTCGGCTGTTTCCCTTGGGATGCCATCTACAAG TTTACAGGGAGAATAGAGCTGGTGAGGTACCTGGTGTGGCTCCGGCTGTACAGGGCGAGGAAGATCCAGGACTTCTTCAAGAAGATGGAGAAGGACATCCGCATCAGCTATCTCTTCACACGGATCGCCAAGCTGATCACCGTCGAACTCTACTGCACGCACACCGCCGCCTGCGTCTTCTACTACCTCGCCACCAcactgccgccggcgcgcgAGGGGAGCACCTGGATCGGCAGCCTCGCCATGGGAGACCACAGCTATATAAACTTCAGAGAGATCGACCTTCTCACCCGCTACATCACCTCCCTCTACCTCGCCATCGTCACCATGGCGACAGTTG GTTATGGCGATATCCATGCGGTGAACACAAGGGAGATGGTGTTCATCGTGGTGTACGTCTCGTTCAGCATGCTGCTGGGTGCATACCTGATCGGCAACATGACGGCGCTCATCGTCAAGGGCTGCAGGACCGAGCGGTTCCGGGACAAGATGACGGAGCTCATCAGGTACATGAACCGGAACAGGCTAGGCAGCGACATCAGGTCCCAGGTGAAGGCGCACCTGTTGCTGCAGTACGAGAGCAGCTACACCAGAGACAGGATCGTCGACGACATACCGGTCGCCGTTCGGTCCAAT ACACTGTACCTGGACATGGTCTCAAAAGTGCACCTGTTCAAGGGATGCTCAGAGGACTTCTTGAGCCAGATT GTGGTGAAATTACATGAAGAATTCTTCCTCCCTGGAGAAGTTATCTTGGAGCAAGGCACTGTGGTGGATCAAATTTACATTGTGGCACATGGATGTCTG GAAGAGGTCAGCACTGGAGAAGGCGTATCAGAAGAGATCATGTCAGAACTGCTGCCTAACGACATAGTCGGCGATGTTGCTATAATCTGCAACACTCCACAGCCATACACAGTTAGAGTCTGTGAACTCTGCAGCCTCTTGAGAATTGACAAGCAGTCCCTGACTAGCATCCTGCAGATTTACTTCAAGGATAGCCGTCAGATACTGAGCAACCTACTCAAG GGTAAAAGTACAGAGTCAAAGGGGAAGCAATTGGAATCAAATATCACATACCTGATAGCGAAGCAAGAAGCAGAGCTTGTCCTTGGAGTCAACAATGCTGCCTACCATGGAGATTTGTTTCGGTTGAAAGGCTTGATCAGCGCAGGAGCAGATCCGAGTAAACCGGATCACGACGGGAGGACCGCATTA CATGTTGCTGCATTGAGAGGATACGAAGACATCGTCAGGTTCCTGATCCAACGAGGAGCAAACGTCAACAGCATAG ATAAGTTTGGGAACTCGCCGCTGCTGCAAGCGGTGAAAGCAGGGCACGACAGGATCATCTCGCTGCTGGTGGCGCAGGGCGCGGCCCTGAACCTGGAGGACGCAGGAGGGCACCTGTGCAGGGTGGTGGCCGACGGCAAGACCGACCTGCTGAGGAGGCTGCTGAAGTTCGGGATCGACCCCAACTGCAGGAACTACGACCGGAGGACGCCGCTCCACGTGGCCGCCGGGGAAGGCCTACCGCTCGTGGCCGTCATGCTGGTGGAGTTCGGGGCCGACGTCCTggccaccgacaggtggggcaaCACGCCGCTCGACGAAGCCCGGAGGTGCAGCAGCAAGCCGCTGGTGAGGATCCTGGAGCAGGCTAGAGCAGCTGCCGTCGGCGCAGTCCACCCGTGA